The following are from one region of the Betta splendens chromosome 15, fBetSpl5.4, whole genome shotgun sequence genome:
- the LOC114842233 gene encoding uncharacterized protein LOC114842233, producing the protein MDAAILAQLSEALQAMFPSVLTSKRGVDKNVVRLLRDRTEGNTMIKVWRQIQENHHEEYLHRKDLYTTLLMTVAEPGGIVSALRHRFQAPPPPRELPSAPLLRHAFLLAEANNVQDYRNQILSTFGTVLKMDSTKKVVKKLSGEGHGSAQWFTSIANEFSQIVTFVLTCEESTVKLAPMCSGVIQRFRLANQPVPKILYVDHGCCRAQGPTAVETLFEAWVNRGMVVRLDIFHWIHRFDAAIRTDSHSKYAAFKSALAGAVLAYNCTDLDLLIKAVRAKNNRLKTLSDEDIVRDHISRDHLNYHVRRVTLGAQETFRLIHMAIEELKGSAELDESGMPLMTCGQASSDTWSASRIHHT; encoded by the exons ATGGATGCTGCTATTCTGGCACAGCTGAGCGAAGCCCTTCAAGCCATGTTTCCTTCTGTTCTCACTAGCAA ACGTGGCGTGGACAAAAACGTTGTGCGTCTTCTGCGTGACAGGACTGAAGGGAACACAATGATCAAAGTGTGGCGGCAGATCCAGGAAAATCATCACGAAGAGTACCTTCACCGCAAGGATCTGTACACCACGCTGCTCATGACTGTGGCAGAACCCGGAGgaattgtttctgcattgaggcacaggttccaggctccacctcctccaagaGAGCTGCCTTCTGCCCCACTTTTGCGCCACGCCTTTCTTCTAGCTGAGGCCAATAATGTCCAGGACTACCGGAACCAGATCCTTTCCACTTTTGGCACAGTGTTAAAAATGGATTCCACCAAGAAA GTGGTGAAGAAACTGTCTGGAGAGGGCCATGGCTCAGCTCAGTGGTTCACCAGTATTGCCAATGAATTCTCCCAAATAGTGACCTTTGTGTTGACCTGTGAGGAGTCCACAGTGAAGCTGGCACCAATGTGCAGTGGAGTCATACAAAGGTTCAGACTGGCTAATCAACCGGTCCCCAAAATTTTGTATGTGGACCATGGGTGTTGTCGTGCACAAGGTCCAACAGCTGTTGAGACTCTGTTTGAGGCTTGGGTGAACAGGGGAATGGTTGTGCGTTTAGACATCTTCCACTGGATTCACCGATTTGACGCAGCCATTCGAACAGACAGTCACTCTAAGTACGCTGCCTTTAAGTCTGCGCTGGCTGGCGCTGTCCTGGCCTACAACTGCACTGACCTGGACCTACTCATCAAGGCTGTCAGGGCCAAGAACAACAGGTTGAAGACTCTGTCTGATGAGGACATTGTCCGAGACCACATTTCTAGGGACCACCTCAACTACCATGTGCGAAGGGTCACGCTCGGGGCGCAGGAAACATTCCGGCTCATCCACATGGCGATTGAAGAGTTAAAGGGTTCGGCTGAGCTGGATGAAAGCGGG ATGCCATTGATGACATGTGGGCAAGCCAGCAGCGACACTTGGAGTGCATCCAGGATCCACCACACATGA
- the LOC114841838 gene encoding uncharacterized protein LOC114841838, whose protein sequence is MRALQSDGGLHEMLLILAQLSEALQAMFPSVLTSKTEGNTMIKVWRQIQENHHEEYLHRKDLYTTLLMTVAEPGGIVSALRHRFQAPPPPRELPSAPLLRHAFLLAEANNVQDYRNQILSTFGTVLKMDSTKKVVKKLSGEGHGSAQWFTSIANEFSQIVTFVLTCEESTVKLAPMCSGVIQRFRLANQPVPKILYVDHGCCRAQGPTAVETLFEAWVNRGMVVRLDIFHWIHRFDAAIRTDSHSKYAALSLRWLALLSGPSTTG, encoded by the exons ATGAGGGCATTACAGTCGGACGGTGGCTTGCATGAGATGCTGCTTATTCTGGCACAGCTGAGCGAAGCCCTTCAAGCCATGTTTCCTTCTGTTCTCACTAGCAA GACTGAAGGGAACACAATGATCAAAGTGTGGCGGCAGATCCAGGAAAATCATCACGAAGAGTACCTTCACCGCAAGGATCTGTACACCACGCTGCTCATGACTGTGGCAGAACCCGGAGgaattgtttctgcattgaggcacaggttccaggctccacctcctccaagaGAGCTGCCTTCTGCCCCACTTTTGCGCCACGCCTTTCTTCTAGCTGAGGCCAATAATGTCCAGGACTACCGGAACCAGATCCTTTCCACTTTTGGCACAGTGTTAAAAATGGATTCCACCAAGAAA GTGGTGAAGAAACTGTCTGGAGAGGGCCATGGCTCAGCTCAGTGGTTCACCAGTATTGCCAATGAATTCTCCCAAATAGTGACCTTTGTGTTGACCTGTGAGGAGTCCACAGTGAAGCTGGCACCAATGTGCAGTGGAGTCATACAAAGGTTCCGACTGGCTAATCAACCGGTCCCCAAAATTTTGTATGTGGACCATGGGTGTTGTCGTGCACAAGGTCCAACAGCTGTTGAGACTCTGTTTGAGGCTTGGGTGAACAGGGGAATGGTTGTGCGTTTAGACATCTTCCACTGGATTCACCGATTTGACGCAGCCATTCGAACAGACAGTCACTCTAAGTACGCTGCTTTAAGTCTGCGCTGGCTGGCGCT GCTGTCAGGGCCAAGCACCACAGGTTGA